From one Candidatus Methanoplasma termitum genomic stretch:
- a CDS encoding thiamine phosphate synthase, protein MIIAVTDRKTSMLPFGEQFALIAKARPDIIILSERDMSASEYKDLALSCKAECDKNGVEFCIDKFFDVAKELGVKTVYVSLGTLREEKPEGFDKILTSVHNEKEAQEAERRGATLLIFQGVFDVNCKACRNAKGLAVLRYLLGSVDIPVVGAGGIMPDVFLEVLASDTAGVCMKEGFMRTRHPDEVVSKYREAEKQWQKMR, encoded by the coding sequence ATGATAATAGCCGTCACAGACAGAAAGACCTCGATGCTTCCGTTCGGAGAACAGTTCGCGCTGATCGCAAAGGCAAGACCGGACATCATCATACTTTCGGAGAGGGACATGTCCGCTTCTGAGTATAAGGATCTGGCTCTATCGTGCAAAGCCGAGTGTGATAAGAACGGAGTGGAGTTCTGTATCGATAAATTCTTCGATGTCGCAAAAGAACTCGGGGTCAAGACCGTCTATGTAAGCCTCGGAACACTGAGGGAGGAAAAACCCGAGGGGTTCGACAAGATCCTGACAAGCGTGCATAATGAGAAGGAAGCACAGGAAGCGGAGAGGCGCGGCGCAACGCTTCTGATATTTCAGGGCGTGTTCGACGTCAACTGTAAAGCGTGCAGGAACGCAAAGGGCTTAGCCGTCCTCAGGTACCTCTTGGGATCTGTGGACATCCCCGTGGTGGGTGCAGGAGGCATCATGCCTGATGTTTTCCTAGAGGTCCTGGCCTCAGATACGGCGGGCGTATGCATGAAAGAAGGATTCATGAGGACAAGACATCCGGACGAGGTCGTCTCAAAATACCGCGAAGCAGAGAAGCAGTGGCAGAAAATGCGTTGA
- the amrS gene encoding AmmeMemoRadiSam system radical SAM enzyme yields MEARYYHRDGNVYICDLCPHRCHIQVGGFGRCVSRKAEEDKLIANNYGKVSSFNVDPIEKKPFYHYYPKSKIFSIGGIGCNMSCRHCQNWSISASPSGRKRTTYESPEDIVSFCRKERFDAIAFTYNEPIIWFEYIMDIVKEAPDLRYVLVSNGLVCEDPLRDLCKVTDAMNIDIKGFTDDFYMKVCGAHLADVMRASEIINEEGVHLELTYLVIPGYNDKESEIEEFSEWVRDELSPDTPVHFTRFHPDFEMMNVPITPLETMFMCRETAMECGLEYAYVGNVMTDEASDTYCPNCGALVIRRTGYLVELVGLNGDRCAQCRHRMNVKR; encoded by the coding sequence ATGGAGGCCAGATATTACCACAGGGACGGTAATGTGTATATCTGCGATCTGTGCCCGCACCGATGTCATATACAGGTGGGAGGATTCGGAAGATGCGTTTCAAGAAAGGCCGAAGAGGACAAACTCATCGCCAATAATTATGGAAAAGTATCATCTTTTAATGTCGATCCGATAGAAAAGAAGCCATTTTACCACTACTATCCGAAGAGCAAGATATTCTCGATCGGAGGGATAGGATGCAACATGTCCTGCAGACACTGCCAGAACTGGTCGATCTCCGCCTCACCATCGGGAAGGAAACGGACAACTTACGAATCCCCGGAGGACATAGTATCTTTCTGCAGGAAAGAGAGGTTCGATGCCATTGCTTTCACATATAACGAGCCGATAATCTGGTTCGAGTATATCATGGACATAGTGAAAGAGGCACCGGATCTGAGGTATGTACTTGTCAGCAACGGATTGGTGTGCGAAGATCCGTTGAGAGACCTGTGCAAGGTCACCGACGCAATGAACATAGATATCAAAGGTTTCACGGATGATTTCTATATGAAGGTCTGCGGGGCGCATCTTGCGGATGTTATGAGGGCTTCAGAGATAATAAACGAGGAGGGAGTGCATTTGGAACTGACATATCTCGTAATCCCCGGATATAATGATAAAGAAAGCGAGATAGAGGAGTTTTCCGAATGGGTGCGCGATGAGCTGTCTCCGGATACTCCTGTACATTTCACAAGATTCCATCCGGATTTTGAGATGATGAATGTCCCCATTACGCCTCTTGAGACGATGTTCATGTGCAGAGAGACCGCAATGGAATGCGGACTCGAGTATGCATATGTCGGGAATGTGATGACCGATGAGGCCTCGGACACATACTGCCCCAACTGCGGGGCGCTGGTGATCCGCCGTACCGGATATCTCGTAGAACTTGTCGGTCTGAATGGAGACAGATGCGCCCAGTGCAGGCACAGGATGAATGTCAAAAGATAA
- the dapA gene encoding 4-hydroxy-tetrahydrodipicolinate synthase — protein MFRGISTAIITPFTKGNKVDEEGLRRLVEFQEENGIDTIVPCGSTGESAMLSHDEHIHVIEVVVDHVKKAKVLAGAGSNSTSEAVMLSKRAEDLGVDGLLSISPYYVRPTQEGIYQHFKAIAESVNIPVVVYNIPGRTASNVTAETMLRMAEIEGIKAVKEASGNLEQIKEIIRKRPKGFEVLSGDDAFTPALIRSGGDGVISVTSNCLPRKMSELVNALLSGNNVSADKMVAELTPVFDALFIETNPIPIKYVMSKMGYGTGAPRLPLTRITDKSRVSVDAAMKNIGAW, from the coding sequence ATGTTCAGAGGCATTTCCACCGCAATAATCACTCCTTTCACTAAGGGCAACAAGGTTGACGAGGAAGGCCTCAGAAGACTTGTAGAGTTTCAGGAAGAGAACGGCATAGATACTATCGTTCCATGCGGCTCCACGGGTGAATCCGCAATGCTCAGCCACGATGAACACATACATGTGATAGAGGTAGTTGTGGATCATGTAAAGAAGGCAAAGGTCCTGGCCGGCGCAGGCAGCAATTCGACGTCCGAGGCGGTCATGCTGAGCAAGCGCGCGGAGGATCTGGGCGTCGACGGTCTTTTGTCAATTTCCCCATACTATGTCAGGCCGACCCAGGAGGGAATATATCAACACTTCAAGGCGATCGCCGAATCCGTCAATATTCCGGTAGTGGTGTATAACATCCCCGGAAGGACAGCTTCCAACGTTACGGCGGAGACCATGCTCAGGATGGCGGAGATCGAAGGTATCAAGGCAGTGAAGGAAGCCAGCGGCAACCTCGAACAGATAAAGGAAATAATAAGGAAAAGGCCGAAGGGATTCGAGGTCCTTAGCGGCGATGATGCATTCACCCCGGCACTCATAAGAAGCGGCGGCGATGGCGTTATCTCAGTGACATCCAATTGTCTTCCGAGAAAGATGTCAGAACTTGTGAACGCACTTCTCAGCGGCAACAATGTTTCGGCTGACAAGATGGTCGCAGAGCTCACTCCCGTATTCGATGCGTTATTCATAGAGACCAACCCGATCCCGATCAAATATGTCATGTCAAAGATGGGATACGGTACCGGGGCGCCGAGACTTCCGTTGACAAGGATCACCGATAAGAGCCGTGTGTCCGTTGATGCGGCGATGAAGAACATTGGGGCGTGGTAA
- the dapB gene encoding 4-hydroxy-tetrahydrodipicolinate reductase, with amino-acid sequence MINVALGGASGKMGSTICDIIQKSSDMKLVGAMIAPNEPMFGKEIYPGVIAKGQDSLKEVLEDADVYVDITAPKPAANIITRIPAMGVNIVLGTTGIPADIIKNMTDEIAKNKTSAVHSANFAVGVNVFWKTCEILAATLKDYDIEVIEAHHNQKIDSPSGTAMEAVKRMQKITGIESVVYGREGHVGARKREIGVHSIRGGDIVGDHTVMFVGNGERIEIKHSMASRDALASGFIESIRWIYGKRDGKVHNLDEVLGL; translated from the coding sequence ATGATAAATGTAGCATTAGGAGGCGCTTCCGGTAAGATGGGGAGCACGATCTGCGACATAATACAGAAAAGCAGCGACATGAAGCTGGTCGGTGCAATGATCGCACCGAATGAGCCGATGTTCGGGAAAGAGATATACCCCGGTGTCATCGCAAAGGGGCAGGACAGCCTGAAGGAAGTGCTGGAGGATGCTGATGTCTATGTTGATATAACGGCACCTAAGCCGGCTGCGAACATTATCACAAGGATCCCGGCAATGGGGGTCAACATCGTCCTCGGGACAACGGGAATACCAGCCGACATCATCAAGAATATGACGGACGAGATCGCAAAGAACAAAACATCCGCCGTCCACTCCGCGAACTTCGCCGTCGGGGTGAACGTGTTCTGGAAGACGTGCGAGATATTGGCGGCAACGTTGAAAGATTATGATATTGAAGTGATAGAAGCACATCACAACCAAAAGATAGATTCACCCTCCGGGACCGCAATGGAGGCAGTGAAGAGGATGCAGAAGATCACCGGCATCGAGTCCGTCGTATACGGCCGCGAAGGTCACGTCGGAGCCAGAAAGAGGGAGATCGGAGTGCATTCCATACGCGGCGGCGACATTGTCGGCGATCACACCGTAATGTTCGTCGGCAACGGGGAAAGGATCGAGATAAAGCACAGCATGGCATCAAGAGATGCGCTTGCCAGCGGCTTCATTGAATCGATCAGATGGATTTATGGTAAAAGGGACGGAAAGGTCCACAACTTAGACGAGGTTCTTGGCCTATGA
- the thiL gene encoding thiamine-phosphate kinase: MVSFSELGERGIVKGIRNLLGSPKGIGAGDDSAVIPFPIGDVVACVDSVTFERHFPKGMTYEDFGWTAAAVSISDLAAMGASPVGLLAALMLPPDLKEIDIYNIMKGMNNCAHMAGAFIYGGDTKFGQGAVSCTALGTMNGRKPMLRSEAMPGDIIAVTGSLGSAAAGFYAIENGLQDKVSLNPLMSPMPRVEEGIAMSGSGAVTSCIDLSDGLAEAARSICSASHVGMDIFMDFLPAGEGVDIITSNTNITREEMMLYWGGEYELLFTFDKEKRDALYDHDVEFTIIGKVTNENAPYINYENKRTVMKNGRY, from the coding sequence ATGGTCTCCTTTAGCGAATTAGGGGAAAGAGGGATCGTCAAAGGTATCCGGAACTTATTGGGGAGCCCGAAGGGCATAGGCGCCGGGGACGATTCAGCCGTTATTCCGTTCCCGATAGGAGATGTCGTCGCTTGTGTGGACAGCGTTACTTTCGAGAGGCATTTCCCGAAAGGTATGACGTATGAAGATTTCGGATGGACCGCCGCAGCGGTCAGCATAAGCGACCTGGCCGCCATGGGTGCTTCTCCCGTAGGATTGCTTGCCGCTTTGATGCTGCCGCCAGATCTTAAAGAAATAGACATCTACAACATAATGAAGGGGATGAACAACTGCGCCCACATGGCCGGAGCATTCATCTACGGCGGGGATACAAAGTTCGGACAGGGTGCGGTGTCATGCACCGCCCTCGGAACTATGAACGGCAGGAAACCGATGCTAAGGTCGGAGGCGATGCCGGGTGATATAATCGCAGTTACAGGCTCGCTCGGATCTGCGGCGGCGGGATTCTATGCGATAGAGAACGGTCTTCAGGATAAAGTATCGTTGAATCCGCTCATGTCGCCTATGCCGAGGGTGGAAGAGGGCATTGCCATGTCCGGATCGGGAGCCGTAACATCATGCATCGATCTTTCCGACGGTCTTGCCGAGGCGGCGAGAAGCATCTGCAGTGCCAGCCATGTCGGAATGGACATCTTCATGGACTTCCTGCCGGCAGGCGAAGGCGTTGATATCATCACATCCAATACAAACATCACGAGGGAAGAGATGATGCTTTATTGGGGCGGCGAATATGAGCTCTTGTTCACATTCGATAAAGAAAAACGGGACGCGTTATACGATCACGATGTGGAATTTACCATCATCGGCAAGGTCACAAACGAGAATGCGCCTTATATCAACTATGAAAACAAAAGGACAGTGATGAAGAACGGCAGGTATTAA
- a CDS encoding aspartate kinase, whose translation MGSPEALQRAVKIVMREGNSPIVVASAMSGVTNFLVSGAENLPASKRDLLDGFEKKHIDAASQILNKEQMKEFMKDFNQRMGKFRDLLEDKNAINDPYFKDNVTSQGERFSTLILCHALMAAGAKAVALTSEDSGIVAEGRPLSGSADLVRTESLMAMKVKPYVEEGIIPVITGFYGTNLSNDGKPLTFGRGGSDYSAAVVANAMDADLLEIWTDVDGFMSADPRIVSDAIKIEEMNFGEAAELAYFGAKVLHPRTIEPVRMRQIPLTVRNSFKPEEPGTIIHHLRKQNTDMLMSVALKADLSIISISSAEIAYRPDMIARIIEKIAENEVVIYSISTSLSTVAFLVHNNDIKAILSKLNTLDPEDIERIEVKSDMALICAVGDNLLSKCGVSAEIFTVVKEARANVEMISEGASDVSLNFVVPMSMATEVVKLLHKKYVRGTVE comes from the coding sequence ATGGGTTCTCCCGAGGCTCTGCAAAGAGCTGTGAAGATAGTAATGCGTGAAGGGAACAGTCCGATCGTCGTAGCATCGGCGATGTCCGGTGTGACCAACTTCCTTGTGAGCGGTGCCGAGAACCTTCCGGCCAGTAAACGGGATCTATTGGACGGATTCGAGAAGAAGCACATCGATGCCGCATCCCAGATATTGAACAAGGAGCAGATGAAGGAATTCATGAAGGACTTCAACCAAAGGATGGGGAAGTTCAGAGACCTCCTTGAAGACAAGAACGCAATTAACGATCCATACTTCAAAGACAATGTCACATCCCAGGGAGAGAGATTCTCGACCCTCATTCTATGCCACGCACTGATGGCGGCAGGAGCAAAAGCGGTAGCCCTCACATCCGAGGACAGCGGGATAGTCGCCGAGGGAAGGCCGCTTTCCGGAAGCGCGGATCTTGTCAGGACAGAGTCATTGATGGCAATGAAGGTCAAACCATATGTGGAGGAAGGCATAATCCCCGTGATCACCGGGTTCTACGGAACGAATCTAAGCAACGACGGGAAACCGCTGACCTTCGGGAGAGGCGGAAGCGATTATTCGGCGGCTGTCGTTGCGAATGCCATGGATGCTGATCTTCTGGAGATATGGACGGATGTGGACGGATTCATGTCCGCCGACCCGCGCATCGTATCGGATGCGATAAAGATAGAGGAGATGAACTTCGGCGAGGCCGCCGAACTTGCATACTTCGGTGCGAAGGTGCTTCACCCGAGAACGATCGAACCGGTGAGGATGAGACAGATCCCTCTCACGGTCAGGAACTCGTTCAAACCCGAAGAGCCGGGTACAATCATCCATCACCTGAGGAAGCAAAATACGGATATGCTGATGAGCGTCGCACTAAAGGCGGATCTATCCATCATATCGATAAGTTCGGCCGAGATCGCTTACCGGCCGGACATGATCGCCCGTATAATCGAAAAGATCGCGGAGAACGAAGTGGTCATCTATTCCATTTCAACCTCGCTCTCCACTGTAGCGTTCCTTGTGCATAATAACGACATCAAGGCGATATTGTCCAAGCTGAACACCCTCGACCCCGAGGACATCGAAAGGATCGAGGTAAAGAGCGATATGGCGCTCATATGTGCAGTGGGAGACAATCTGCTTTCGAAGTGCGGAGTATCGGCAGAGATATTCACCGTAGTGAAAGAAGCGAGAGCGAACGTGGAGATGATATCGGAAGGAGCTTCCGATGTATCTTTGAACTTTGTTGTTCCGATGTCGATGGCGACCGAGGTCGTCAAGTTGCTGCACAAAAAGTATGTGAGGGGAACAGTCGAATGA
- a CDS encoding A24 family peptidase C-terminal domain-containing protein has translation MEVEEILGISAFVITVVALVYASIRDWKEREVPDLPWIILSVIGLVIFLSYSVYLTGFRWEYVLLAAGTGMIIVDIFIDREFNAFIFYFVMAVLFIVPLYDNISEGIFRAWASIPLCYIIFIGMYFASIVRGGADVKCLIALSIVFPLYPFFFGLPVIDIPDNVLSQIFVFSISVLFVAAVLTAPIILYFAVRNSKEEDFSGRMFTGYRMDISKAENADVWPMEDIIDGKLEHIKIPNEEEMGDIYARLKEAGHEKVWVTPMMPFIIFITVAVVIIVLIGNPLFLIF, from the coding sequence GTGGAAGTAGAGGAGATACTCGGGATATCCGCATTCGTCATAACGGTTGTCGCACTTGTATATGCAAGCATCAGGGACTGGAAAGAAAGAGAGGTCCCCGACCTACCCTGGATAATACTGAGCGTTATCGGTCTCGTCATATTCTTATCATACTCCGTCTATTTGACAGGATTCAGATGGGAGTATGTCCTGCTGGCGGCGGGCACCGGAATGATAATTGTAGATATCTTCATTGATCGGGAGTTCAACGCTTTTATTTTTTACTTTGTTATGGCGGTACTCTTCATTGTTCCGCTTTATGATAACATATCCGAGGGCATCTTCAGAGCCTGGGCCTCCATTCCCTTATGCTATATCATTTTCATCGGGATGTATTTTGCAAGTATAGTCAGAGGAGGTGCGGATGTTAAGTGTCTCATTGCGCTTTCCATCGTGTTCCCGCTCTATCCTTTCTTTTTCGGACTGCCTGTGATCGATATTCCGGACAATGTTCTCAGCCAAATCTTTGTTTTTTCGATCTCGGTACTGTTCGTCGCTGCGGTGTTGACCGCACCTATAATCCTTTATTTCGCAGTAAGGAATTCGAAAGAGGAGGATTTTTCCGGAAGGATGTTCACAGGTTACAGAATGGACATCTCCAAAGCCGAGAATGCCGATGTTTGGCCGATGGAGGATATCATCGACGGAAAATTGGAACATATTAAGATACCGAACGAAGAAGAAATGGGCGATATCTATGCAAGACTGAAAGAAGCCGGACATGAAAAAGTGTGGGTCACTCCGATGATGCCTTTCATCATCTTCATCACAGTTGCCGTGGTGATAATAGTCTTGATCGGAAATCCGCTGTTCCTTATCTTTTGA
- a CDS encoding mechanosensitive ion channel family protein, translating into MRSVKAPVILLIIVAFSALVIIPGIESASGVSDTDVGVVSYVDKVKINAGNSDSFKIEVVNYLGFIENDITNSRMVSIAFTSPNETTVSVAKNDGDFVLAGQEHRSIIVNVDIDRYATAGKYTINIALTVRDLNGDSETTTSPIEVQLVIMSALSSGETYNKIMGLFANPLPEPFNGPLATAIISFLLWMVIGIVAMLILIPVLTRIITKNNEESRKKIKKGLRALFPLAVLLFAFDNGLRVYGAPEDVIGPIEAWFNVIYIVVGAVIAWRLYIIFIQYMLSRIEKNNRIDQKDMDLEPLFRLLGKLVLWVLSVALIMSVLGFDLTAIITSAGIISLGITFGAQSILSQFFSGMVLLTTRPFKSGDLIRVGDSGIYRVKTVNIMNTIFENWDNEETVTMPNNAVSSSTIVNLTGDGLIYKIQVVMNIDYENDVDLAKSLMVKAAMEHPSVITNKSVDLPYTRLTAFRDSSIELRLTSYVYDFNDNGRVGGELREVIFKLFKENGISIPFPQADVHIDYASKEEAKNGHGD; encoded by the coding sequence ATGAGATCTGTCAAGGCCCCGGTAATCTTGCTGATTATAGTAGCGTTTTCTGCGCTGGTCATCATACCGGGTATTGAATCTGCCTCCGGTGTCTCAGACACGGACGTGGGAGTGGTCTCATATGTCGATAAAGTGAAGATCAATGCTGGGAACTCGGACAGTTTCAAGATAGAGGTTGTGAACTATCTCGGCTTTATCGAAAACGACATCACAAATTCCAGAATGGTATCTATTGCATTCACTTCTCCGAACGAAACAACGGTCTCGGTTGCAAAGAATGACGGGGACTTTGTTCTTGCCGGGCAAGAGCATCGCTCCATCATAGTCAATGTTGATATCGACAGATATGCGACCGCCGGAAAATACACGATCAACATTGCCCTTACCGTGAGGGATCTGAACGGCGACTCGGAAACTACGACCTCGCCTATAGAGGTTCAGCTTGTCATCATGTCGGCGCTTTCTTCGGGAGAGACATACAATAAGATAATGGGATTATTCGCCAACCCCCTTCCGGAACCGTTCAACGGCCCACTTGCGACCGCCATCATCTCATTCCTGCTCTGGATGGTGATCGGTATAGTTGCAATGCTCATACTGATACCGGTTCTTACACGTATAATCACGAAGAACAACGAAGAAAGCAGAAAGAAGATCAAAAAAGGACTCAGAGCGCTCTTCCCTCTCGCAGTCCTGTTGTTCGCCTTTGATAATGGACTGCGCGTTTACGGCGCGCCGGAAGATGTGATCGGTCCCATCGAGGCATGGTTCAATGTTATCTACATTGTGGTGGGGGCCGTCATCGCTTGGAGATTATACATAATATTCATCCAGTACATGCTGTCCAGAATAGAAAAGAATAATCGTATCGATCAAAAAGATATGGATCTCGAACCTCTGTTCCGCCTTCTCGGAAAACTGGTCCTGTGGGTCCTCAGCGTCGCCCTGATAATGTCGGTTCTGGGATTCGATCTCACTGCGATAATAACAAGCGCAGGGATAATCAGCCTTGGAATCACGTTCGGCGCACAGAGCATACTGAGCCAGTTCTTCAGCGGCATGGTGTTGCTGACCACACGTCCGTTCAAGAGCGGGGATCTCATAAGGGTTGGGGATTCCGGGATATACCGTGTCAAAACCGTCAATATTATGAACACCATTTTCGAGAACTGGGACAATGAGGAGACGGTCACGATGCCCAACAATGCGGTATCGTCATCGACAATAGTGAACCTCACCGGAGACGGCCTGATCTATAAGATACAGGTAGTAATGAACATCGATTACGAGAACGATGTGGATCTCGCTAAATCCCTCATGGTAAAGGCTGCGATGGAACACCCGAGCGTTATAACCAACAAGTCCGTGGATCTGCCGTATACAAGACTGACGGCTTTCCGCGATTCCAGCATCGAACTCAGACTTACCAGCTACGTTTATGATTTCAATGACAACGGAAGGGTCGGCGGAGAGTTGAGAGAGGTCATTTTCAAGTTGTTCAAGGAGAATGGAATATCGATACCATTCCCTCAGGCGGATGTGCATATCGACTACGCCAGCAAAGAAGAAGCGAAAAATGGCCACGGCGACTGA
- the ilvD gene encoding dihydroxy-acid dehydratase — protein sequence MRSEVVRKGIESAPARSLLRADGLTDEDFEKPFIGIANSWNDIIPGHLHLNELSEAVKEGIIEAGGKPFMFGVPGICDGIAMGHNGMRYSLISRDVISDCCEVVVEGHAFDGWVGITNCDKITPGMLMAAGRMNLPAIMVTGGAMEPGRLDGKDLDLQSVFEALGSYSAGTVDENFVRTIECAACPGKGSCSGLFTANSMACLTEVMGMSLTGCGTSLAVDGKKLAIARETGKRIVELVKKDIKPRDIVSMKSLRNAVRIDMAIGGSTNTALHIPAISKEFGQNITLDDFDKISREIPHITSIRPSGIYSMKDLDSAGGMPAVLNRLKDFMEDAPTAGGKSIMQIAKEAKVLNDEVLRPLNNPFHKQGGIAILKGNLAPQGSVVKQVAVSEKMMKFTGKARVFDSESDATAAIKSGKIVSGDVIVIRYEGPKGAPGMPEMLSPTSLIMGRGLGDSVALITDGRFSGATRGGAIGHVSPEAYEKGPISAVKDGDIIEIDIKERKLNVKISDAEMKERLSKVKIVERPVTGVQKKYRKLVTNGANGAYLE from the coding sequence ATGAGAAGCGAGGTCGTCAGAAAGGGGATAGAAAGTGCACCTGCCAGAAGCCTGCTGAGAGCAGACGGCCTGACAGACGAGGATTTCGAGAAGCCGTTCATCGGCATAGCCAATTCGTGGAATGATATCATTCCGGGACATCTTCATTTGAATGAGTTGAGTGAGGCTGTCAAAGAAGGCATAATCGAGGCGGGAGGAAAGCCGTTCATGTTCGGCGTTCCTGGCATTTGTGACGGCATCGCCATGGGCCACAACGGCATGAGATATTCTCTGATCTCAAGAGATGTTATCTCCGACTGCTGCGAAGTGGTGGTCGAAGGCCACGCTTTCGATGGCTGGGTCGGCATCACAAATTGCGACAAGATAACCCCGGGAATGCTGATGGCGGCAGGCAGGATGAACCTCCCCGCGATAATGGTAACGGGCGGAGCAATGGAGCCCGGACGCCTTGACGGAAAGGATCTTGACCTGCAGTCGGTGTTCGAAGCCCTGGGATCTTACTCCGCCGGTACGGTGGATGAGAACTTCGTCAGAACGATAGAGTGCGCAGCTTGTCCCGGAAAGGGGAGCTGTTCGGGACTTTTCACAGCAAACTCGATGGCGTGTCTGACCGAGGTAATGGGAATGAGCTTAACGGGATGCGGAACATCCCTTGCGGTCGACGGAAAGAAGTTGGCGATCGCAAGAGAGACGGGGAAAAGAATAGTAGAGCTTGTCAAGAAGGATATCAAGCCAAGGGACATAGTGTCTATGAAGTCTCTGAGGAACGCTGTGCGCATCGACATGGCAATAGGCGGATCGACCAACACCGCATTACACATTCCGGCAATATCGAAAGAATTCGGGCAGAATATCACATTGGACGATTTTGATAAGATATCCAGAGAGATCCCTCATATCACAAGCATAAGACCGTCGGGTATCTATTCGATGAAAGATCTGGACAGCGCAGGAGGAATGCCGGCTGTATTGAACAGACTGAAGGATTTCATGGAGGATGCTCCCACCGCAGGCGGGAAGAGTATAATGCAGATCGCAAAAGAAGCAAAGGTCCTGAACGATGAGGTTCTGAGGCCGTTGAACAACCCGTTCCACAAACAGGGCGGCATCGCAATATTGAAGGGGAACCTAGCACCGCAGGGATCGGTCGTTAAACAGGTCGCCGTAAGCGAAAAAATGATGAAGTTCACCGGGAAAGCGAGAGTGTTCGACTCCGAGAGCGATGCGACCGCGGCAATAAAATCAGGCAAGATAGTTTCCGGGGATGTCATTGTCATAAGGTATGAGGGGCCGAAGGGTGCTCCTGGAATGCCCGAGATGCTTTCACCCACGAGCCTGATCATGGGCAGAGGGTTGGGTGATTCGGTCGCATTGATAACTGACGGAAGGTTCTCGGGTGCCACAAGAGGAGGGGCGATAGGTCATGTTTCCCCCGAGGCATACGAAAAGGGTCCGATCTCCGCTGTTAAGGACGGAGATATCATCGAGATCGACATAAAAGAAAGGAAACTCAATGTGAAGATATCCGATGCGGAGATGAAGGAGCGTCTTTCAAAGGTCAAGATCGTCGAGCGCCCTGTTACGGGCGTGCAAAAGAAATACAGAAAACTGGTCACGAACGGTGCGAACGGCGCTTATCTGGAGTGA
- a CDS encoding Lrp/AsnC family transcriptional regulator translates to MIDNLDKRILEIMRKDSRRPFVEVASQLGVSEGTVRSRVHRMTEEGIIRGFTIKTSSKNVKALVEIRIDVNTDTEVIAKELASYEGVTEVFEVTGDQDIIVLVDVDTSQNLNDIIERVRRYENILSTRTRLILKEHFGEN, encoded by the coding sequence ATGATAGATAACCTTGACAAGCGTATCTTGGAGATCATGAGGAAAGACTCCCGCCGCCCCTTCGTAGAGGTGGCAAGTCAGCTCGGAGTTTCGGAAGGGACAGTAAGAAGCAGAGTGCACAGAATGACCGAGGAAGGGATCATCCGCGGTTTCACTATCAAGACCAGTTCGAAAAATGTAAAGGCGCTTGTAGAGATCAGGATAGACGTCAACACCGACACGGAAGTCATTGCCAAAGAATTAGCGAGCTATGAAGGCGTGACAGAGGTCTTTGAAGTGACCGGGGATCAAGACATAATAGTTCTGGTTGATGTTGATACTTCTCAGAACCTCAACGATATAATCGAGCGGGTCAGAAGATATGAGAATATCCTGAGCACCCGCACCAGACTCATATTGAAGGAGCATTTCGGGGAGAATTAA